The sequence agacattggtgaggccgaatttggagtattgtgtgcagttttggtcacctcactacagacaaactatcaataacattgaaagagtgcagagaagatttactaaaatgtttcccAGACTTCAGAAGCTGATTAACAGAGAAAGGTTTAacggattaggactttattccctggagcatggaagaatgaggggaaatttgatagaggtattcaaaattgagGGGAATGtagaaaggctttttccactgagggtaggtgagatataagcCAGCGGACCTGGGTTATgcgtgaaatgggaaaagtttagggggagagagtagtgggagcgtggaatgcGCTGTCAGctgcagtggtgaatgtgggctcaattttaacatttaggaagaatttggacaggtacatggataagagaggtatggagggctacggactgggtgcaggaaAAGATTATGGCtcgccacagactagaagggccaaaagggcctatttctgtgtggtaatattctatggttctctaGTGGTTATGTTTGTAATTGGCCATAGGTTCTATATTTAATTGGTTTTCAGGGGTTTTAATGGAATGTACACATCTGAGCAGATTAGTGTTTGGCAAAACTGATCACACTATTTGAATAACCTGTTCAAATACAGAATCTGAACATCCAGAGATGATATGGCTCGTGATCTGAGTCAGCAGGTTAGTGGAGaggaaaggaaatgggaaaagtaAATCACCATTGTGCCAAAGGATAATTCGGTTTCATTTATAATAACAATTCACACTTATTGGATGGTTTTATTCCCAATCTATCCAGATCAAGGAATGTGGCAGAAGCATCTCTGCTTATGTATATCTCAGAATACATACGCTTATTGTGGGATTTTCGAGGTATGATTAAAAACATGAGTCTGAAATGAACAATGTACATAATACAGCATTGTTTGTTTGAATTACACCAGCTTTCATTTCCTGCTGGGCTTTAACATTGTTCGCAGTTTTCCTCTGGTTTGGAATGCAAATATCCTTTTTAAGTCCATTCAGAATTCCAGGTGACAATGCAAACTATTTCAAACCCTGTTAAAATTTCTATACACATGGAATTTTTCCATGCCTTGTTTATTCTCTATATTTGGTGCAGACACAACATGATCTCTTTTATTACTGCAATGCAAAGTTTGCCAGCTGCAGCAGAACTCACGCTGCCAGGAATCTACATCTGTTCCAGGACAGTCACAGCTGGTTTAGTTTAATAAAGACACAAAGATTCAATATCTGGTGGCTTTAAGTTCCATATATTTCAATTCATTATTTTCTATACTATGAAATTTCACTGGCTGCTAAAGATCAAGAATTCAGCTGTATGTAAATGTTTATAAGTACCATATATTTTAGCGTAGAACACAAAccttgaagcacccaaaaaacATGCCATAAACAGGGGTCGTCTTATAGGTCAGATACAAAAACATGACCCTAAAATTCTGGCCAGAAACGCAGACTGGTCCCTACCACCTACCACTGCCGCTGCCAGTccttgacacctccccaccactgccacaGCCAATCCCGACACCTCCCCATTGCTGGTTGTGACACCTTCCCACTGCTGGTTCTGCCGGTCCCAAATGACACCATAATCCACCCAGACATTTTTCAATTgtagagcccaaggtccctgctcctgcccgagATCCTGAGGTCCTACCTGGGAACCAGAGTCcccacccccaccgccccccaacgCTGACAAATAGCCATGGTTCCTGCACACTTGGGCAGCAAGGCAACTTTATTGATGAGTACGGCACCacacctgatgttgagaatggagtcgcgaACCACCAAAATGGGTTAACATAGGATTACATAGTATGGAGGAGGGGTGGCAAAGGATTTAACTTACAAAACAAAaactaaatcaataaataaaagAATGATAACCCCATCCTaaaacatctggtaaaaatctggaAGGAGATTAAAGAGATTGCAATATTGCTAAAAGAACCCTTAATATGTAACGAACTGATGTCTATGAGTTTAGGTAACAAAATTCTGGATATTTGGCTTCGAAAGGGGATCTGAACTTTTGAGAATTGCTATGGTCAGATTTACATAGGAAAAGTGTAACATCAGTAATCAACACCAGATTGTTACAATATAAGTTCTTACACCAGTTATAccccacaccacaaaaattacacaaaggaaaatcaaaggtatcagaaatgtgcttcaggtgtgggTTATAAATTGGTACCTTTATACACTCCACATGGACCTGTGTGAAGGTGAGAGGCTTTTGGTTGGAATTATCTAATATATTAACTAAAATTACAGGAACAGACTTCCCGCTGGATCTGGAGCtgtatttattgggaaacctAGAGGGTGTGGGCAGaacattaactaaattccaaattaaatttgtagaaATTGCCCTGTCAGGAGCAAGAATAAATGCATTGCAATCAGCTGGAAGTCCGACTGCCCCCTGCTTATCATTTGATGGATCACGGAGATGCCCATGGAGAAGATAACATttcatttaagaaataaatatgatactttTGCCAAAATGTGGCAACTTTATCTAGAGCACTTTGGCACACAGCTATAACAGCCCACAGTTCTAAAAAGCTAACAAAGTATATAAAGACAACAGGAATGAAGCACCTCAAAGAGTGGAAGCAGATTATAAAGACTGACGGAACACTGAATTTCTCTCTTTTTATCATTTTCTGTCActaattgctttatttgtttaattttcaaagttctGGGGGAGAGAATGAAATTACAAGTAAGCTGATATAGGGTTTGTATCTGAGAAGTGCATTATACTAAATGAAAGTGtaaatacttttaaaaatattgttttttttcagatgtgatactgttttggaaaaattgaaaaataaaatcttcaaaaaTAAAGAGAATGGAGTCACTGTCACCGACTCCGGTTGCAGCCAATGCTAAAGACTTGGACACCACACTGTTTGGCATCTTCATGGCCACAAGTAAAAAggattctccccccacccccacccccactgttattgtaatcacttgcttgcttaatttacagatttgttacttggtgattggtgtgttgtaacaaagtttagCTAGTTGCTGGGACCCTGGACACCCATCTCCTGCACGTTCCTGAGGCGTTGAGCAGAAAATTGGGGGATAGTCTTATATGCCCGATATGAAATTTAGGCTGAAAAATGAGGACTTGTCTTATCTGAAGGTTGTTTTCtgtgccaaaatatacggtacacATCTTCTATGATACTGAAGGGTTTTGATAACCATAGCCACACAGTCAGTTCACTTTGTTTTACAGTCCCACTTTGTGACTGGAAATTAAATCTGGGTCTTGGACAATCACAATGGACTCTCCACttgggttaatagtaataaagagAGTGAATTCCTTCAGGGGAAAAATTGTAAACTGGGACCTTGAGAATATCCCTTTGTTTCAACCTGCTATATCATAATATTTTCAGGTCCATTCATGTAAAAATAACATCTATTATATAGCACTAAAGATACAATAAAACTGATAACTAATTCAAGTTTTGAAACAAAAGCAAATAATGACTTGTTATGTCAGGACAGCATGAAGGAACCACAGTCCCGTTTCACAAGCTGGAGGATAGAGAGCCCAGAGTGATATCACCATTAAAACAAAAGGTAAATGAAATATGTCAAGTTTCTGTGAAAATCATTCCATAAATATTTTCCAGCAATAGAAAGCCTGAAATTATTTTACTCATTAAACCTCCTGTGATGGGCATTTCTTTGTAAATTACATTATTTAGCCCTTGTGATTGTGTTAAAGCCAAATTCAAAACACTTAGTAAAATATTAACAGGATGCTCACCTCACATCTTTTAAAGTCAAGGTTTCTGTAGTCTGGGTGCCATTAACATTTACATGATCAGTTTCTGCTGGCGGTGATTCCACGTGATTGCTAACCCTGTAACAAGTGAGAAAAATTTTCAAATATTACACTACAATTTGAGTTAAATAATATTCAACCTCTGTGTCACAAACTCCTTTCTAAATGATTTGACTTTGCAAGATGGGCCCTGATGCATCAATATCAAATTCTGGAATTCCACTATAATTTCATAAAACATTCCACTTTCAACTCAATAAATCATTATATCATTTTGTTTGCAGCTCTTGGTAATGGCAGATTTTTCCAGTGTATTCTGTGCAGTACCATGCAGAGCGtttaataaatgcagaaaataccagaaatattgagcaggtcaggaagcatctgtagaaagagaacataagaaattagaataggagcaggccatttggcctcttgagcctgctccaccattttatAATATCAAGACCAACCTTTCCCTCAAAATCTTTAATTCCTCTCATATGCAAAAATCATCTGTGTCTTATTatatattcaatgaggcagcctctactatttctcttcaaaggaagagaattctacaaattcactgttccctgagaaaagcaattcctcctcaactCCGTCATAAATCTACTGCCCTAATCTTGAGACTtgatctagtctcacctaccagtggaaacaactttcctgccactatctatccctttcatcattttatatatttctataatgtcctcactcattcttctaaattccactgGGTATCGACACAGGTGACTTTCTCTCTCCTCATAAAATAATCCCTTAATCTCTAGAATCAACCTtctgaacttcctctgcactgcctccaaagccaatatatccttcatttctggaatcaaccttgtgaactttctccacactgcctccaaaaccagtatatccttcatctctggaatcaaccttgtgaactttctccacactgcctccaaagccagtatatccttcatctctggaatcaaccttgtgaacttcctctgcactgcctccaaagccagtatatccttcatctctggaatcaaccttgtgaacttcctctgcactgcctccaaagccagtatatccttcatctctggaatcaaccttgtgaactttctccacactacctccaaagccagtatatccttcatctctggaatcaaccatgtgaactttctccacactgcctccaaagccagtatatccttcctcaaattagaAGATTGGCAAAAATCTGCcattaacattttctgtttttcattCATATTTGTAGCATCTTCTGTTTataaaattgtcaattttaatatTATATGTGTATATAGAAAATCCATATCTTAATCGCATCTAATAAATTCATGCTCCCCTATTTTTAAccagcactccctccaccccctccccccatgtaACCAAGAACTTCTGTATTTTTGTCTGCATACATAGAAATGCAGGCTGAATAGAAGgtgtgatgggcccagaggaccccaaaacccagcagtaatagaaattcaccaagacaaatggttactttaacaaaagttatttttaattttcattaaacataaaaacaggatcaaactttaacttattactattaacttaacctaacttaaccccccccccactcctaattctaagcacatgtgtatttaATGTATgttttgttacaagcccaaaggatcccaaaacccagcagcaatagacattcaccaagacaagtggtttttaaaacaaaagttatttttaatcaacttcaaacatgaaagtagaatcaaactttaacttaactctatacttaactaaacaaaataacccccttctaattctaagcacacatgtatgtaatatgtgtgtaaattcaagaaaagttctttggttcacagttcaatctcacttctccttcttccaagttctctggttgcaggcaatcaccatactgtgcacagaatttaacatgtataaagttcaccaggcttggtgtttgaaaggtaaatgtttaccactcaggaagattcttgaagGGTTTGATATTtgtagagagagatatttgttgctccaggatttccacaactgaggtaccaccactagtcacctcagggtcttgctgatgaaacttgccccatcagagtcttctcgatggtaacctctttcttcaagctaccacagagatCCATTCCTTCctatatttcaagagaaacatcagacagatagcacttccagccatctactgctctggaacttgctttcatcagtttcaaacagtttttcttGGAttccacttttcagttacttgtcagtgtcccacacactgactgactgactgagctgttaactcaactctctctctcttttccaacagaaactccaaagagagcatgtgactcatgtcttgcaaaatcccccaccttctccagcaaaacaacaggagttttttaattctgcttccatctgttattagataaacaaaatccaggggtgacctttctatgagcactttgcagaaagggaaCTGATAgatagcatgactccagcaagacaatggtcaagcattttatgatgtcagttcaattaacacctgcttgtgaaaggtgcttacattcttcagagatcctgcaatgtgaatttttcagtctttcaaataagatctgttttaaaatgtgtgaatgtatgtgacctactctaaatcttataaattctccccaaatattaatattgttacagtataagttcagaaaagttatttgattcacagtccaatctcacttctcactcctccaagttcaccggtattaggcaattcttgtatttacacagaatttaacatttacgaaTCTTCGCCAggttttgatgcttgaaaggtaaatggttaccattcagaaaggttcttgttggttttcagagagagatttgttattcgtTGGACactcacaaactgattccttctgatcagccacttcagtatcttgccaaagaaacttgctccatcagggttttccagatgataacctctttctttcaggtcaccacagaaatccttttctgtttcccttatctcaggcaaaacattatacacccagccatctcctcttgtatggaccacaagggctttgaacaggctgaactaagaactcacaacccatttccaaaatggggtttcaaacaagcttccaaaagccacagCAGAAAAcctacagtctctctctctctccgtcacactgagagagaaaaaaaacctgtttgactctctttgcttgcaaaaccacatgaccttcctaaaacagcaaaccccaccaaaacagcttgctgactcccaaaatcaattcctgagagatcttatcagtttcctgagatgggccctTCCATTTGTACCTCgttgtgaaaatctccagcacaggagTCTATTATCTTTGCAGACTTCTAGGCACCACCTTATGcacaactcttgcattttaagatgagatctattttgaagtgtttgtatctgtttgtgaCCTCACTAAAACTCCACACTCTATCTTCCAAACTCAGGTAGgtgtttgtattttaaaaaataaatcttagCTCGCAAATACTCCTTTAAATGTTTCACATTATTTTTAATTACTAATGGATTACAGTGGCGTTACTAGGGATGGtttcacccagtgcagtaactaaTGGTGTCACACACCCCCATCCCCATAAAGCTCCTTACAGAATCCTTAATAATATTTTTTGTATTAATGCTacttgtaaatcgtaattcccgtatatcactgaatgtaatggcaatagtagtgagataaacaactagcaaaattaaaattacacctttaaattacaatatcatctttctacattgaattacattattagtaaaaacattattagtaactgagcagaagcccttttttgatttttatccttattttcctttaattactcctTTATTCTCAAAAAAGTGATTGATACAagtcagtggttcgcaacctttttctttccactcacataccactttaagtaatccctataccatcagcgctcagtgattagtaagggattgcttaaggtgggatgtgagtgggaagaaaaggttaagaattactgctctagatccaattgttactgaaatattttgcttgagaaatattgtcattggcccatttcctttggagttatgaaaccgtgcacataatgagtcaattaggtacgattacaacagtggttttcaacctttttctttccacccacatcccaccttaagaaatcccttactaatcacagagcactgatggtatagggattatttaaagtggtatgtgagttcaCAAATCCCAATTACCACAAATATtttagctaaaacaccagaaaatttgactaaACCAGCTACTAAAACAACACAAGCAGCCatgaaaacaacagcgtgtgCTTGTAGTGCATGCAGCGAAACCACATGATTCAAAGCATCATtgcaattgggtaataatgacagatcTGACAGGAGTGCATTAGTTGgtacaaaaagtaaattagcatcgagttttagccttgtaggtataatGATGGCTTacagaaaaatgtttttgttttaagtaactataagaatatttttataaaaaaataataaatttctgctgaaactgcacaaaaattttatacacGGTCATTTTAGTGTCACCTGGTGCCATCCGCACTCACCAAATGACACCAGTGGTGGATTAAGAATTTTTAAACCTTTATGTACTTTAATTTTAAGatcatcaagtttttttttaaaaaactttatattTGCAGTTTCCATTGGGTTCTTGTGGAGACTTGGTGAAGATATTCaaggcagaatttttaaaaaaaattttattacacggactcgtgggccaaaatggcctgttaccatggtgtatgtctaaattaagaatttttaaacaagaaataagGAGTTATGGGGTGAATTTAGGGGAGGTGTTTGGGTGATGTAAATGTTCAGCTGTGAACTTTTTGAATTGTGCAAACATGCGGTCTGAAATAATCTAGTCCTGCTTCGTCTCTCACATTCTTTCATTTATGCAGAGACACCTGATTAAAGTGTGTACAAAGTGGTTCATGATGACCAATTCATGGTAAAGAATCCAGTGACTCTCCCAAGAGGTTTTCACTGGTTTCTGGTCATATTTTCTTTATTATGTCTAAAAATGCAGTAAGTAATCAATAGGTCAGGAAACATATGTGAGGAGGGAAACAGAGATAATGTTTTAGGTCAATGTTTTTCCATTGGATGCCAGTTAGTTCTTCATCCTGATAAAAGGTTACTCacttacactctctctctctctttctctctctctcgatgcTATTGCTCTTGCAGAACATGCTACCATTCTGCTTTTTTTGGTTTAAATGTATAATTTGAAAATGGGTTTGTGGCTTTGGCCCAAGGCATGAGGAAAATGTGCCATTGTGACTATTTGTTCTTATTTGACAACTCAGGCAAATTTTCACAGCATAAAACTTCctgcgccgcccccccccccccacccccatcactttAGCTCAGTGAGTGGGGgtacaagccaaagaagactgaaAACTAATTGTAAAGATCAGTATTGAATGTATGGACCATCTTGTTGACTGAGCtcaggaagatattgaaggtttcATTTTAGGATGCATCTCTCTGAACTGCACTGGTGGAGGCAGAGGAGCAATCCCATGGAACCTCCACCTTATTCAAGAGAGCAGCAAAAGGAGGAAAAATATAGCATTAAAAATACCTGCAATTTCCAGAAATATTTCCAAAACCATTCTAGATATAACTTCATGCAGTCATAAAGATCAGTAACTTACTCAGAATCTTTGCAccagattttattcacaataaatccaATAAAGCATAGACTCAAGAACACAACCACTGCAATAATCGCAGTAAGCCAAGGCTGCAAACCTCTCTTTGAATGCTCTTTGGTTTCACCTGTAGACAAAAGCAAGATCACCAAAACATTAGTATATTTAGAGCAGATCAGTTTTTCAACCACCTATATTGAAAATTATTCATGAAAGAATTTGTAGATATCTAAAAAGAAAAGCATTAATCAGTGTATGCAGTGCTCCTTATTCCATGCAATGGGCCAAATCATGCCTCACTGGGCCTGCTGTCTGCAGTCATTGGCCATGATCGCATGACCTGTGACTTCACAGCCAGCAAAAGCTAACGTTTGGATACAGGAAAAGAGTGTGTGGGTCAGAAGGCGAAAAGGATCAGAGAGTTGGATTTGGAGCTTTGCCCCTGTGAAATCTGTCACTCCAAAAGTTTTTAAATGACTGACATAAAAATTTACAAATGAAATAAGAaatacaaaattttttttttaatttttattttaaaaatattaaactgaaacaaaattaaaacacCTGAAGCATGTTAAATAATTTAAAAGCATCTTACCTTCAACTTTGTCTCCTAATCCATAGGCCTAGAATCCCTCATAATCCCTCCAGCAATCTACAACTTATACCTATATAAATGCTCAAATCCAGGCAGTTACCATTGCAACACCTGTCAAAACAGCATTATTCACCCCCATAGTTCTCCTCTTTTGTGCAGTTGATGTTGTAACGTAGCATTTCTAAACATGTTGTTATTCATGTTTTCCTGGAACGCAAAAGAAGCCCCTTGACTGATCAAGCCAATGCAGGGTCTCAGAACAACCCCATCAGTTACAATATACCAGCTGTTTCCCTGTAACCAGTTCATTATCACATGCCCACACTGATTCTCCTGCCGAACACCCACTCCAGGATTCAACTTAGAGTGACTATTTTATGGATGAGCCTCCCACTTTTTGTGACCCAGGAGCAATGTACAGACTCTGGCACAATAGTCATATTCCCCACACACAGTGCCAGAGGTCAGGGTCGATC comes from Narcine bancroftii isolate sNarBan1 chromosome 5, sNarBan1.hap1, whole genome shotgun sequence and encodes:
- the LOC138763799 gene encoding PDZK1-interacting protein 1-like isoform X1, translated to MFHSLRICSIFLALVSVQAQNESTPCYHCFSWTSVLPGCLSDSAGETKEHSKRGLQPWLTAIIAVVVFLSLCFIGFIVNKIWCKDSEVSNHVESPPAETDHVNVNGTQTTETLTLKDVRSSEHPSAYENIYEVPSDESPKITVTAM
- the LOC138763799 gene encoding PDZK1-interacting protein 1-like isoform X2 is translated as MFHSLRICSIFLALVSVQAQNGETKEHSKRGLQPWLTAIIAVVVFLSLCFIGFIVNKIWCKDSEVSNHVESPPAETDHVNVNGTQTTETLTLKDVRSSEHPSAYENIYEVPSDESPKITVTAM